In Planctomycetaceae bacterium, a single window of DNA contains:
- a CDS encoding Do family serine endopeptidase → MIIRNWLIAAGGSLCLLGMGALFTLSPSSSAHAAFSESDTLPAEAVARVDELSNVFRSVSRKTLPAVVSIETSGRMPTRRMVQFGGDPDGTDPFDDPFFRRFFGDIRPNVPRGDNSGSEERRSLGQGSGFIIDPSGIIMTNAHVVDGADEVIVQLSDGRKFKARDVRKDARADVAILQIDVPEKLPALSIGDDKKMEIGDWVLAFGSPFGLHRTVTQGIISAKARGLNDPRMRQELLQTDAAINPGNSGGPLVNLRGEVIGINTAISTSSGGYDGVGFAVPVSLAKWVGDQLIKDGRVRRAYLGVVPQDIDADIAEALHLSTPHGVLIAEVTEGSPADQAGLQIQDAILEVDGQKITNARKLMAIAEKLTIGQTYPVVILRDGKEKELSIKVAEFPQEIALSAREQSTADVDGKGIMIDELGVEVQWVQQDTANQLGLDIGAGLVVTNVQKGGLGARIGLQPGTAILRIGSTELRTGSDLEKALQEARKQQQVLLFLKTPNGTQFISVPFNSRD, encoded by the coding sequence ATGATTATCCGAAACTGGCTCATTGCTGCCGGCGGTTCCCTGTGCCTGCTTGGAATGGGCGCCTTGTTCACACTTTCACCTTCTTCGTCAGCACATGCTGCATTCTCTGAAAGCGACACACTACCGGCTGAGGCCGTTGCAAGAGTGGATGAACTTTCAAACGTATTCCGGAGCGTCAGCAGAAAGACTTTGCCCGCCGTCGTTTCGATCGAGACATCGGGAAGAATGCCAACACGCCGAATGGTCCAGTTTGGAGGCGATCCGGACGGCACTGACCCTTTTGATGATCCATTCTTTCGGCGCTTCTTCGGCGACATTCGGCCCAATGTGCCACGAGGGGACAACAGCGGCTCAGAAGAACGAAGATCATTAGGGCAGGGTTCAGGCTTCATTATTGATCCGTCAGGTATCATCATGACCAATGCACACGTGGTGGATGGTGCTGATGAAGTCATCGTTCAACTCAGCGACGGACGTAAGTTCAAGGCCAGAGACGTCCGCAAGGACGCAAGAGCAGACGTTGCGATTCTTCAGATCGATGTTCCTGAGAAGTTGCCGGCACTCAGTATCGGCGACGACAAGAAAATGGAGATTGGCGACTGGGTACTCGCTTTCGGCAGCCCGTTCGGACTGCACCGCACTGTGACGCAGGGAATCATTAGTGCGAAGGCTCGCGGGCTGAACGACCCACGAATGCGGCAGGAACTGCTTCAGACAGACGCTGCCATTAATCCCGGAAACAGTGGCGGACCACTCGTTAACCTGCGAGGCGAAGTGATAGGCATCAACACGGCCATCTCCACAAGCAGCGGTGGTTATGATGGCGTCGGCTTTGCTGTTCCGGTCAGTCTTGCAAAATGGGTTGGTGACCAACTGATCAAAGATGGTCGCGTGCGCCGGGCGTACCTGGGAGTCGTGCCTCAGGATATCGACGCTGATATTGCGGAAGCGCTGCACCTGAGCACACCGCACGGAGTGCTTATCGCCGAAGTCACGGAAGGGAGTCCCGCGGATCAGGCAGGTCTTCAGATTCAGGATGCGATTCTGGAAGTCGACGGGCAGAAAATCACCAATGCTCGCAAGCTGATGGCCATTGCTGAAAAGCTGACCATCGGGCAAACATACCCCGTCGTGATCCTGCGCGATGGCAAAGAAAAGGAGCTAAGCATCAAAGTGGCTGAGTTTCCTCAGGAGATCGCACTTTCCGCCCGGGAACAATCAACAGCCGACGTCGATGGAAAGGGCATCATGATCGACGAGCTGGGAGTTGAAGTACAGTGGGTCCAGCAGGACACCGCAAATCAACTGGGACTGGATATCGGTGCAGGTCTTGTGGTAACAAATGTTCAGAAGGGTGGGCTCGGCGCTCGAATTGGGCTCCAGCCGGGAACAGCCATCCTTCGAATCGGAAGTACTGAACTGAGAACAGGTTCCGACCTGGAAAAGGCCTTGCAGGAAGCCCGAAAACAACAACAGGTTCTGTTATTTCTGAAAACGCCCAACGGCACACAGTTCATCAGCGTACCTTTCAACAGCAGAGACTGA
- a CDS encoding PLP-dependent aspartate aminotransferase family protein, which translates to MHFQTKSVHGGVHKDQQYNSVTTPIYPSSTFYWTGLETNSGYDYTRSSNPTRTALEENLAALEGGVGCAATSSGMSAIYCAISLFSPGDHLVVPKDVYGGTFRLFEKYLSGKGLSFSFVDMTNLDETREAITPSTKCIWIETPSNPLLKVVDLAAIVELAQQHGAVTIADNTFLSPYLQRPLEYGVDIVIHSTTKYINGHSDVIGGCVISRTESHARRIAWLCNAMGLACSPFDAWLVLRGVKTLAVRMEAQQASAMKIAEFLEGHPKVSRVHYPGLESHPQHQIAARQQKGFGAMMSFEVNGDRSLTEQVCVRTKLFDMAISIGGIESLISFPTTMSHAAMTSRARAAAGITDQLVRVSVGLEHADDLIEDLDQALNG; encoded by the coding sequence ATGCATTTCCAAACGAAAAGTGTCCACGGCGGCGTTCATAAAGATCAGCAGTACAACAGCGTCACAACGCCCATATATCCATCCTCAACATTTTACTGGACCGGATTGGAAACGAACTCCGGATACGACTACACGCGTTCGAGTAACCCAACACGGACGGCCTTGGAAGAGAATCTGGCGGCGCTGGAAGGAGGCGTGGGATGTGCGGCGACGTCGTCAGGCATGTCGGCGATCTACTGCGCGATTTCGCTGTTCTCCCCGGGTGATCATCTTGTTGTCCCGAAAGATGTCTACGGTGGCACATTTCGACTATTTGAAAAGTACCTTTCCGGCAAGGGACTTTCCTTCAGCTTTGTCGACATGACCAATCTGGATGAAACTCGCGAAGCGATCACGCCCAGCACAAAGTGCATCTGGATTGAAACACCAAGTAATCCGCTTCTTAAAGTCGTTGATCTTGCTGCGATTGTCGAACTGGCACAACAACACGGCGCCGTCACAATTGCGGACAACACGTTTCTTTCTCCTTACCTGCAACGTCCCCTGGAATACGGGGTTGATATCGTTATTCATTCCACGACGAAATACATCAACGGCCATTCTGACGTCATCGGCGGTTGTGTCATCAGCCGCACAGAATCTCATGCGCGCAGGATCGCCTGGCTTTGTAACGCGATGGGCTTAGCATGTTCTCCTTTTGATGCCTGGCTCGTACTTCGCGGTGTCAAGACACTGGCCGTTCGAATGGAGGCACAACAGGCCAGTGCGATGAAAATTGCAGAGTTTCTGGAAGGGCATCCCAAAGTCAGTCGAGTGCATTACCCGGGGCTGGAATCACATCCTCAGCACCAAATCGCTGCACGACAACAGAAAGGGTTTGGAGCTATGATGAGCTTCGAAGTGAATGGGGATCGCAGTCTGACCGAACAGGTTTGCGTCAGGACAAAGCTCTTTGACATGGCGATCAGTATTGGTGGCATCGAATCTCTGATTTCGTTCCCGACAACCATGAGCCACGCCGCAATGACTTCAAGAGCCCGTGCGGCCGCTGGAATCACCGATCAGCTTGTGCGAGTCTCCGTGGGACTCGAACATGCTGACGATCTCATCGAAGACCTGGACCAGGCGCTCAACGGGTAG
- a CDS encoding CBS domain-containing protein — protein MRKNDPISHVMTKDVTTLDLSDPLSKARKLFEEKQIHHLPVVSGTELVGILSWSDFLRVSFGEFGNQDARGLDTVLDHTYKLADVMQKSPVSIASSSTVRDAAQLLSTSSFHSLPVVDGTQLVGLVTSTDLIRYLVEQY, from the coding sequence ATGCGGAAGAATGATCCTATCTCCCACGTGATGACCAAAGACGTGACTACCCTCGATTTGAGTGATCCTCTTTCGAAGGCGCGCAAGCTGTTTGAAGAGAAACAGATTCATCACCTTCCTGTGGTCAGCGGGACCGAACTGGTCGGCATTCTGAGTTGGTCGGATTTTCTGCGAGTCAGTTTCGGTGAGTTTGGGAACCAGGATGCACGCGGACTCGATACGGTCCTTGATCACACTTACAAGCTTGCCGACGTCATGCAGAAATCCCCGGTTTCGATTGCATCTTCATCGACGGTACGTGATGCGGCCCAGCTATTGTCGACCAGTAGTTTCCATAGTCTGCCTGTTGTCGATGGGACACAGCTTGTCGGCCTCGTGACGTCCACCGATTTGATTCGATACCTGGTGGAACAGTATTGA
- a CDS encoding NAD-dependent epimerase/dehydratase family protein: MAKCLVTGGAGFIGSHLTELLLSQGHTVVVLDNLSTGRECNLEEVRHNSRLEIRNGSITDPVALAEAVHGVDAIYHMAAAVGVKLVADDPVRTIETNIYPTDHLLRLAVQSNVKKFFLASTSEVYGKHPGDAWVEDDDLHLGPTSRPRWAYGCSKAIDEFLALAYHRKYKLGVTVGRFFNVVGPRQVGNYGMVVPRFVEAALRGGPVVVYDDGSQVRCFAHVHEVTRCLVRLMETPAAEGRVFNIGSDQPVSILQLAERVIAKTDPSVKIEFLPYAKAYSEDFEDVQRRVPNVDRLFQTIATKPVMTLDEILDDIVSWKRESLAAQE; this comes from the coding sequence ATGGCGAAGTGCCTGGTCACCGGCGGCGCTGGGTTCATTGGTAGTCACCTGACTGAGCTACTGCTGAGTCAGGGGCATACCGTTGTGGTACTGGATAACCTGTCAACGGGGCGCGAGTGCAATCTCGAAGAAGTCAGACATAACAGTCGGCTGGAAATTCGAAATGGATCCATCACTGACCCAGTTGCGCTTGCCGAAGCGGTTCACGGTGTGGATGCCATCTACCACATGGCGGCAGCTGTTGGAGTCAAGCTGGTTGCAGATGACCCGGTACGCACGATCGAGACGAATATCTATCCCACGGACCATCTGCTTCGTCTGGCCGTTCAAAGTAACGTGAAAAAGTTCTTTCTTGCCTCGACCAGTGAAGTCTATGGAAAGCATCCCGGGGATGCGTGGGTCGAAGACGATGACCTGCACCTTGGCCCGACGAGTCGCCCGCGGTGGGCCTATGGCTGTTCGAAAGCCATCGACGAATTTCTCGCTCTGGCGTACCATCGCAAATACAAGCTTGGGGTCACCGTTGGCAGATTCTTTAACGTCGTTGGACCGCGACAGGTCGGCAATTACGGGATGGTGGTTCCACGTTTTGTGGAAGCAGCTTTGCGTGGCGGCCCTGTGGTCGTCTATGACGATGGTTCACAGGTACGATGCTTTGCGCATGTGCACGAGGTGACTCGGTGTCTTGTCCGGCTGATGGAGACGCCGGCAGCTGAAGGGCGAGTTTTCAATATCGGAAGCGACCAACCGGTTTCCATCCTGCAGCTCGCAGAACGAGTCATTGCCAAAACAGATCCTTCCGTCAAAATTGAATTCCTGCCCTACGCCAAGGCATACAGCGAAGACTTCGAAGATGTTCAGCGACGTGTGCCGAACGTCGATCGGCTGTTCCAGACAATTGCCACAAAACCTGTCATGACACTGGATGAAATTCTGGACGACATTGTCTCCTGGAAACGTGAATCACTGGCGGCACAGGAATAA
- a CDS encoding PSD1 and planctomycete cytochrome C domain-containing protein: protein MSLAVLLTLEVSAAATPAGRQAPGWFEENIAPLLVRRCIECHKPPAAAGGLDLTTREGLLSGGDSGDAINEFAPSESYFLERIRSGEMPPPVKGVPHPLNETETLTLSKWIQQGANWPDGRTLDLFERTTSSRAGRDWWSLQPIRRFEWSPAAKNPIDAFIQRGLEDNKLTSARAADPATILRRMSIDTTGLLPNADQIAQFADAYTAGDGGSADRDPADEAVREAADRLLQSPKFGERWARHWLNVVRFAETSGYERDQPKPFAWKYRDWVVDALNSDLPYDQFVLQQLAGDEIEDRTERSVIATGFLRLGTWNDEPNDPEDYVYDRLEDLVHSTSTAFLGITVKCARCHDHKFDPIPQTDYYRMASAFWPGPIAARDRNLLGGPGEKELGYADVLGWTDVTADPEPLYVLRNGERHSPLFPVKPASLSVRPDLFREFKTQSIATQHHSVTGRRRQLAEWMISPDNPLVARVIVNRIWQHYFGEGLVRSPDNFGFTGERPTHPELLDWLASELIRNDWHMKPIHRLILNSRTYRQSSIHDRDEEFSLIDAANRYLWRANRRRMDAESLRDNILLSSGSLDTRMGGPGFFPAVSPEALEGLSRKAAAWTASAESEQLRRSLYMFSQRSLLPPMMTTFDFCDTTLPCGQRDVSIVAPQALTLLNNQFLHQQAEHLACRIVSEAGTPEDRAIKIWQSILKRTPKNDELMFSVQHVQRQMRRLLIHETNSESRNGVQDTSVGRDDVSLNESLQAAIQKTESCVLFLSAENNVITGEQGRVVQWENAVDTTSIAIRRATHKAIQPVSEHQPMLVPDAMNGWPVIRFDGQRRFMHLRPGRSADRLLVTDEFTLMIVASDNHPQKSEAGHRELISNWSGRDGNYGTSVFLGLTDNHRIRFTDALVTTESLMQPVLPFLLTATNGNRGAGLWQQRRAIIHQESALPSRRLDTDWVIGQQGNIDGEFWHGDIATILVFDKQLEDSDLRQIQSLLRRKYQLQQMPDADIPESLRTPEELAWASLCLVLFNSNEFIFID, encoded by the coding sequence GTGAGTTTAGCCGTTTTACTAACGTTGGAAGTGAGCGCTGCCGCCACCCCCGCAGGCAGGCAAGCTCCGGGATGGTTTGAGGAAAACATTGCACCTCTGCTCGTGCGGCGATGTATCGAATGCCATAAGCCTCCCGCCGCCGCTGGCGGTCTGGATTTGACCACACGCGAAGGATTGCTGTCGGGTGGCGACAGTGGGGACGCCATCAACGAATTCGCTCCGTCCGAGAGCTACTTTCTTGAGCGAATCCGTTCCGGAGAAATGCCTCCACCAGTTAAAGGCGTTCCACACCCTCTCAATGAAACGGAGACGTTGACGCTTTCGAAATGGATTCAGCAGGGAGCCAACTGGCCCGACGGTCGGACGCTCGACCTGTTCGAGCGGACAACATCGTCGCGTGCTGGTCGCGACTGGTGGTCGCTGCAGCCAATTCGTCGATTCGAATGGTCACCTGCAGCAAAGAACCCCATTGATGCCTTCATCCAGCGAGGCCTTGAAGACAACAAACTAACATCTGCCCGGGCAGCGGATCCCGCAACGATTCTTCGTCGCATGTCGATCGACACAACGGGACTCCTGCCCAATGCCGATCAGATCGCTCAATTCGCTGACGCATACACCGCTGGTGACGGCGGTTCAGCAGACCGCGACCCGGCAGATGAGGCGGTCCGTGAGGCTGCCGATCGATTGCTTCAGTCTCCGAAGTTTGGTGAGCGCTGGGCGAGGCACTGGCTGAATGTTGTTCGATTTGCCGAAACCAGCGGATATGAAAGAGACCAGCCAAAGCCTTTCGCATGGAAATACAGAGACTGGGTTGTCGACGCCTTGAACAGCGATTTGCCCTATGACCAGTTTGTGCTGCAGCAACTGGCCGGTGACGAGATTGAGGATCGAACGGAACGGTCTGTCATTGCAACGGGCTTCCTTCGACTTGGGACATGGAATGATGAACCCAATGATCCGGAAGATTACGTTTACGATCGACTCGAAGATCTTGTTCATAGTACGTCAACCGCATTCCTTGGGATCACCGTCAAATGCGCTCGGTGCCATGACCACAAGTTCGATCCAATTCCGCAGACAGACTATTACCGGATGGCTTCCGCGTTCTGGCCCGGTCCGATTGCCGCACGAGACCGGAATCTTCTCGGCGGACCGGGTGAGAAGGAACTGGGATATGCCGATGTGCTCGGATGGACCGACGTGACAGCTGATCCTGAGCCGCTTTATGTGCTCAGAAACGGCGAACGACACAGCCCACTTTTTCCTGTAAAGCCGGCTTCGCTCAGCGTGCGTCCGGATTTGTTTCGTGAATTTAAAACGCAGTCCATCGCTACACAGCACCACTCAGTGACTGGTCGCAGAAGGCAACTGGCCGAATGGATGATCAGTCCGGATAACCCGCTGGTTGCTCGAGTCATCGTCAATCGCATCTGGCAACATTATTTTGGTGAAGGCCTGGTTCGTTCACCCGACAACTTTGGATTTACCGGCGAACGACCCACGCACCCGGAGCTACTTGACTGGCTGGCCAGCGAACTTATCCGCAACGACTGGCACATGAAGCCCATTCATCGCCTCATCCTGAATTCACGTACCTATCGGCAGTCTTCTATCCATGATCGCGATGAGGAATTCAGCCTGATTGATGCCGCCAATCGATATCTCTGGCGAGCCAACAGGCGGCGAATGGATGCTGAATCTCTTCGTGACAACATTCTGCTGAGCAGCGGATCGCTGGATACTCGAATGGGCGGGCCGGGATTCTTTCCTGCCGTCAGTCCTGAGGCGCTTGAAGGCCTTTCCCGCAAAGCGGCTGCGTGGACAGCATCGGCAGAATCAGAACAGCTCCGACGCAGTCTTTATATGTTCAGCCAGCGCAGTCTGCTGCCGCCAATGATGACGACGTTCGATTTCTGCGACACAACGCTGCCGTGTGGGCAACGCGATGTTTCGATCGTTGCGCCCCAGGCACTCACTCTGCTGAACAATCAGTTCCTGCATCAACAGGCGGAACATCTGGCTTGCCGAATTGTTTCGGAGGCAGGAACACCTGAAGACCGGGCAATAAAGATATGGCAATCTATCCTGAAGCGAACCCCGAAGAACGATGAACTCATGTTCTCTGTTCAACATGTACAACGCCAAATGCGGCGACTATTGATTCACGAGACCAACTCTGAAAGTCGTAACGGCGTGCAGGATACGTCTGTCGGACGAGACGACGTTTCGCTGAATGAATCGCTTCAGGCGGCCATCCAAAAAACAGAATCCTGTGTTTTGTTCCTTTCTGCAGAAAACAATGTGATCACGGGTGAGCAAGGCCGGGTTGTCCAGTGGGAGAACGCTGTTGATACGACGTCAATCGCTATCAGAAGGGCAACCCACAAGGCAATTCAGCCAGTCAGCGAACACCAGCCCATGCTGGTGCCCGATGCGATGAACGGCTGGCCCGTGATTCGTTTTGATGGGCAGCGTCGGTTCATGCATCTGCGTCCAGGTCGTTCAGCAGATCGATTGCTTGTCACCGACGAATTCACGTTGATGATCGTCGCGTCTGACAACCACCCGCAGAAGTCAGAAGCGGGGCACCGCGAATTGATTTCCAACTGGAGTGGTCGCGATGGCAACTACGGCACATCCGTATTTCTGGGACTGACGGACAACCACCGAATTCGATTCACGGATGCATTGGTAACCACGGAAAGTCTGATGCAGCCCGTTTTGCCCTTTCTGTTGACCGCGACAAATGGAAACCGTGGGGCTGGTCTCTGGCAGCAGCGCCGTGCCATCATCCATCAGGAATCGGCACTCCCGTCTCGACGCCTGGACACAGATTGGGTCATTGGACAGCAGGGCAATATCGACGGTGAATTCTGGCACGGTGATATCGCAACGATCCTTGTTTTCGACAAACAGCTCGAAGATTCTGATCTCCGGCAGATACAGTCCCTCCTGCGGCGGAAGTACCAACTGCAACAAATGCCTGACGCAGACATTCCGGAGTCGCTCCGGACACCGGAAGAACTTGCCTGGGCCTCGTTATGCCTCGTTCTGTTCAACAGCAATGAATTCATCTTTATTGATTGA
- the rbsK gene encoding ribokinase translates to MLADHQKNSARIVVVGSINLDLVVRSQTLPRPGETLMGRSFEEIPGGKGANQAVAASRLGAQVSMIGALGEDAFADRLRSGLKKSGVDVRFVTTKRDCYSGVAVIGVDDSGQNCITVVPGANGLVTPEQIQQSVELIAEADVLLLQLEVPVPAVAAASELARQHGVTVIFDPAPAQQSLPEAIFLADVICPNESEAEILTGITIKSTEDAALAASRLCGMGARYAVVTMGHQGVVWCERVVSEAQRNQWHHVPAFPVQAVDTTAAGDAFAGALGIRLAEGATFADAVRFACAAGGLAASRAGAQPAMPSRWEVDQLVQPSE, encoded by the coding sequence ATGTTGGCCGACCATCAGAAAAATTCAGCCCGTATCGTCGTCGTTGGCTCCATCAATCTTGATCTGGTGGTTCGTTCGCAGACTTTGCCTCGTCCGGGTGAAACACTGATGGGACGTTCCTTTGAAGAAATTCCCGGAGGAAAAGGCGCGAACCAGGCTGTTGCAGCCTCACGCCTCGGTGCACAGGTTTCCATGATTGGCGCTTTGGGAGAAGATGCCTTTGCAGATCGATTACGAAGCGGACTGAAGAAGAGCGGCGTAGACGTTCGGTTTGTCACCACAAAGCGAGATTGTTACAGCGGCGTCGCGGTGATTGGTGTGGACGACAGTGGTCAAAACTGCATTACGGTTGTTCCGGGGGCAAACGGTCTTGTAACTCCCGAACAAATTCAGCAATCGGTTGAATTGATCGCTGAAGCTGATGTTCTTCTCCTGCAACTGGAGGTGCCTGTACCCGCGGTCGCTGCTGCTTCAGAGCTCGCTCGGCAACATGGGGTAACAGTGATCTTCGATCCTGCCCCGGCGCAACAATCGCTTCCTGAAGCGATTTTCCTGGCGGATGTCATTTGCCCGAACGAATCCGAGGCGGAGATACTTACCGGTATCACGATCAAATCCACTGAAGATGCCGCACTGGCAGCCAGCCGCCTATGCGGAATGGGCGCAAGGTATGCGGTGGTGACGATGGGACATCAGGGAGTAGTTTGGTGCGAGCGTGTTGTCAGTGAGGCACAGCGGAATCAGTGGCACCATGTCCCTGCGTTTCCGGTTCAGGCAGTTGATACGACCGCTGCCGGTGACGCATTTGCCGGTGCGCTGGGAATTCGGCTTGCCGAAGGGGCAACATTCGCGGATGCTGTTCGTTTCGCGTGTGCGGCTGGAGGACTGGCGGCATCACGCGCGGGGGCTCAACCAGCAATGCCGTCGCGGTGGGAAGTCGATCAGCTGGTTCAACCATCGGAGTAA
- a CDS encoding mannose-1-phosphate guanylyltransferase, producing MAGGSGTRFWPQSRHQMPKQLLRLAGDRTMIQQTVDRSTGWASPECTWIVTNHLQAAKTAEQLPELPIGNILVEPAARNTAPCVGLAAIQILHNDPEGIMFVMPADHVIQPAEAFDAAARQAIQIVESQPDRLVLFGVAPTFPSTGYGYIERSSMIPGSSPPVFDVKSFREKPQLETAEDYLRAGTFYWNCGIFCWKAQTIVDCLAEFEPEVHDRLQRIAESLRNGNSEQVIADEFPQMKSISIDYAVLERAKGVTVIEAPFQWDDVGSWLAVPRLIGVDAHGNAVDGPFCGIDTHNCIVRSTDDHLIATLGAKNLIIVHTPDATLVADVEQSERIKEVLAKLSEEGKSEFL from the coding sequence ATGGCTGGTGGTAGCGGGACACGTTTTTGGCCACAGAGTCGACATCAGATGCCTAAGCAACTGCTGCGTCTTGCAGGGGATCGAACGATGATCCAGCAGACAGTGGATCGCAGCACCGGCTGGGCATCTCCCGAATGCACCTGGATTGTGACCAACCACCTTCAGGCAGCGAAGACGGCCGAGCAGCTTCCGGAACTGCCGATTGGCAATATTCTGGTCGAGCCTGCGGCACGGAATACAGCTCCATGCGTAGGACTGGCGGCCATTCAGATTCTGCACAACGACCCTGAGGGCATCATGTTCGTGATGCCGGCAGATCACGTGATTCAACCGGCAGAAGCCTTTGACGCTGCGGCGAGACAAGCCATTCAGATCGTCGAATCACAGCCGGATCGGCTGGTCCTGTTTGGAGTAGCACCGACATTTCCATCGACCGGATACGGTTACATCGAACGATCGTCCATGATACCAGGGTCCAGTCCTCCGGTTTTTGATGTCAAATCCTTCCGAGAAAAACCGCAGCTGGAAACTGCTGAAGACTACCTTCGGGCAGGCACCTTCTACTGGAACTGCGGAATTTTCTGCTGGAAAGCCCAGACGATTGTCGATTGCCTGGCGGAGTTCGAACCGGAAGTTCATGACCGGCTTCAGCGAATTGCCGAGTCACTCAGGAATGGAAACTCGGAGCAGGTTATTGCTGATGAGTTTCCTCAGATGAAAAGCATTTCCATCGATTACGCGGTTCTCGAACGCGCGAAAGGCGTAACCGTAATCGAGGCCCCGTTCCAGTGGGATGACGTCGGGAGCTGGCTTGCGGTTCCTCGTTTAATTGGAGTGGATGCTCACGGCAATGCGGTCGACGGACCCTTCTGCGGGATCGACACACACAACTGCATCGTTCGATCAACGGACGACCATCTGATTGCAACGCTTGGCGCAAAGAACCTGATCATTGTCCATACACCTGACGCAACGCTGGTTGCCGACGTTGAACAATCCGAACGTATCAAAGAGGTCCTGGCGAAGCTCAGCGAAGAAGGAAAGTCAGAGTTCCTTTAA
- a CDS encoding RNA polymerase sigma factor, protein MPESDQPIDWEMLFRQHIPDVLKLATRLTGNLHDAEDVAQEALLRAARSRSTFRGDSTFRTWLNRIVVNVFRTWMRNRRTAGPLEEETIDPLKNTDAEQAETAELVAQHVSNLPERQREVLVLCIYENMSAAEVAEALGLTVQNVYSTLNVARNRLKQSLASQLSRESLN, encoded by the coding sequence GTGCCGGAATCTGATCAACCAATCGATTGGGAGATGCTCTTCCGGCAACATATTCCTGATGTCCTTAAGCTGGCAACTCGACTGACCGGAAATCTGCATGATGCGGAGGATGTCGCGCAGGAGGCGTTGCTGAGAGCGGCTCGAAGCAGGAGCACATTTCGAGGCGACTCCACATTCAGGACATGGTTGAATCGAATTGTTGTGAATGTGTTTCGCACCTGGATGAGGAATCGCAGAACAGCTGGGCCGCTGGAAGAAGAAACTATTGATCCGCTGAAGAACACGGACGCCGAACAGGCGGAGACGGCAGAGCTTGTGGCACAGCATGTCTCAAATCTGCCCGAACGACAGCGAGAAGTACTCGTTCTGTGCATTTACGAAAATATGAGCGCGGCTGAAGTGGCAGAAGCGCTGGGGCTCACTGTGCAAAATGTTTATTCGACTCTGAACGTTGCGAGGAACCGGCTCAAACAGTCCCTTGCCTCACAACTCAGTCGGGAGTCACTCAATTGA